The Augochlora pura isolate Apur16 unplaced genomic scaffold, APUR_v2.2.1 APUR_unplaced_983, whole genome shotgun sequence genome contains the following window.
cattttttcagatttttcagttgcaagctgtgattatcaaaaatgaaaaacccccaaaaaaatcggaaaattgaagatttcttgaaaaattaattactgtaaaattatttcattaattccctgacaaggtactatcacggctcgtgtactcaatttttctcagattttttgctaacctgcaacattgtcaaaaaaaaaatgaaaacctaacgtgtcgatgttttttgctgtcagaatgaagctactacttttctagtttGCCGCGAGTGcgaattaagtaattttaaacgttattgcatcgaaacaaacaatttttgaaccctgaaaatgcgaattaagcgagcaaaaaaattgtaacgagcggaatGTATGCCAAAATGTTTGGCAAAACGAAAGTATCCTTTTCCTCACCTAAACAcctaattctatttttatacgaactcGAAATAACGCGctttagaaagaaaaagaaacgatgcTACTTTTCTTCGAACGCGCGAATATTCGCAGTTCGATCCAGCGATATTACCGGATCGTCCAGGTACAAACAGTGACAGCACTTCTCCAAAGCCTGGATGAACTTGGCGTTGTCCTTGGCTTCGTTGTAACAATAAGTGACCTCGTCTTCGGCGTCGACCCAGTCCTTGATCAACTTGGAGCGCGCGACTTGTAGACACAGCAAGGACATTTGTATTTCATGGTCCTACAGAAAGGACACGGGAAAAGGATACATTTAGTCTTCGCCGACGTTTCGACGGGAAAATAGAGAGTAACAGCGGAACCTGAAGTTTATTGACGAGTTGACTGAACTGCGCTCCTCTCCGCTTCCAATACTCGAGCTCCTGCTGCGGTCCAGAATTGTCGTTCTCCCGTTTCACCTGCTTGCTTTCCGCCATGAAGTCCTTCAGCCTTTTGATCCAGCTTTCGACCCGCTCTTCTACGGTGACCACGGCGTTCTCCTTTGCCACGAACGCTTTCGCTTCCTCGAAATTGTGCACGCCGTCCATCAGCATTTCATCGTTCTCGAATATGCGACCCTCGTGGGCCACCTGTTCGCAGACTGTAACAAATTTTGGGTACACGTCCGTTTCTATTGTACTTTTATTTGTATCTCTATGATAAACTGCGAGATTGATGTTAAATGCAGTTTTTAGTATAACACGTTCTGTCTGGAATTCATTGGAGATTATGCAGGCTCTCGGCAATGATTGCGGGATTGTATGCATTCGTGACAAGAACGAATAaatcaaatgtaaaatagtagaaattagtgtattgttttcaatttttctaaatgatTGACGCGAGAACTGACGACAAATTATTGTGTTTTGGAAGCAATATGTGCAATAAATGAACCAAgtgaatttgaaaatgtagCGGATACCTTTCAGAGCACTGCAGAAAGACCTCAAGCCAGGCAGCAAAAGGCATTTGATCATTGGACAGTCGTCTTCCCCTTCGGAGCCGGGATGCGCAAGAGCGTCCATGAAGACATGTTCAACCACTCGTTGTATCGCTGTTATTATTCCCACCTTCTTCGTGTCTATCATGCCCGTGTAAAGATCCTTTTGAAAGCCTTCCTCGGGCAACTGCTTCGAGACACTAATTCTACAAAGAAATACTTCTCTAACAATAGACACATatcactgaaaatatttatttttcgatcagatttaaaattatgtattattcaaaaatttgttattgaaaCGCAGTGCGACGATATAATAGTGGATTTGGCTAAAAATGATCCATACTATTCGAATTAtgtactaaaattaaattgtaagtaaattttatgtaaatctGCTATCATTTCAATTGCATtgtatttccaaaaaattcttctattttcaaataaaattgtttagaccgtcgatattcaataataaataaagctaCGCACCtttgcgataaatatt
Protein-coding sequences here:
- the LOC144478212 gene encoding dynein axonemal heavy chain 5-like; the encoded protein is MDHVFEGDMLDEINQLFLPHMRSTLVWYYQEVEEAESVRPPEITQTKAPNARSGPNAPAPKIKETKEAKEPARKKLFLTDGWQVPCTGICIYMFRISVSKQLPEEGFQKDLYTGMIDTKKVGIITAIQRVVEHVFMDALAHPGSEGEDDCPMIKCLLLPGLRSFCSALKVYHRDTNKSTIETDVYPKFVTVCEQVAHEGRIFENDEMLMDGVHNFEEAKAFVAKENAVVTVEERVESWIKRLKDFMAESKQVKRENDNSGPQQELEYWKRRGAQFSQLVNKLQDHEIQMSLLCLQVARSKLIKDWVDAEDEVTYCYNEAKDNAKFIQALEKCCHCLYLDDP